The window ATGCCAGCATATCTCCCATCAGGACTGTTGTGATAGAGACCGGGGCTGCTGCAAGTCGCTCCAGGTTTCTGGTCTGTGTCTCGGTGGGTGCGATCACAGGAGTGATCGACATTGATGTGAAGAAGATCGTCATGCTCAGCAGTCCGGCGATAAGAAAATCAACAGGGAGATCTCTTCCTATCACAAATGCCAGAAAGAGGAATACGGGGAAGAGAATACCGAATATTACCACGGGTCCCTTCAGATAATAGATCCTGATATCTTTTTTGGCAATTGCACAGGCACGTTTTAGCTGATCGATCATTCCATCTCCTCTGTGAGTTTGATGAAGACATCTTCAAGCGTTGGTGTCAGCGTGTTCAGCATCACGATCTCCAGATCATTTGACCGGGAATAATCCACCAGTTGATATATCGTCATGCCGGGTTCGTTCGTATACAACCGTAGTTTATCGCCACTTATCCGGACATCGATTACTCCTGATAGGTCAGAGAAATCAGAGGCATCTACAGGCATGTCAAAACTGACTTCCACCCATTCTAACCCACCAATTCTCATTTTAAGCTTCTCTGGGGCGTCTATGGCTGCTATCTTTCCATGGTTGATGATCGCAACTCTGCTGCACAGCTGGTTTGCCTCTTCCATGTAGTGAGTGGTGAGAAAAATGGTTTTCCCTTCTTTATTCAACTCCAACAACATATCCTTGATCAACCGTGCACTCATAACATCCAGACCTGATGTTGGCTCATCGAGAAAAAGTATTTCCGGGTTGTTCATGAGAGACATGGCGATGATGAGTTTCTGCTTCATTCCTTTGGAAAAAGTCCTGACCTTATGATCTTTTCGTTCATAGAGATCGAACTTTCCCAGGAGTTCTTCTGCTCTTTGTCTGGCATCCTTCTTTGGTACGCCATATAATTCTGCCATGAACTGCAGGTTATTTAAGGCAGTAAGTTCGGTGTATGCGTTTGAAAGTTCAGGAACAACCCCCATTATCTGTTTGGCTTTGATCGGATCCTGCCGGATGTCATGACCCATGATACTGACCTGACCAAGATCCGGTTTAATTATTCCTGTGAGCATCCGGACAGTTGTTGTCTTGCCTGCACCATTCGGTCCTAAAAAGCCAAATATCTCGCCATTCTTCACTTCGAAATCCAGGTGGTCTACCGCAGTAAAATCTTCGAACAGTTTCGTCAGATTATCGACTTCAATAGCATTCATAGATCCCATCATTGTAACATACTTAACCTATTTAATGCGGCTGTTGTATCCCAAGCAGGCTCATACGCGTGCGCGGTGCTATTCCCCTTATACTGTTGCCCGGAACAAATATCATGTGACCTGGTAAGGCATCATGCCGTTTTGATCCGACGGTTATAGTTCCTTCCCCATCGATTATATGGAACAGTACCGCGTATGGTTCAGGGTGGGGTGGAATTTCCTGTCCTTCTTCAAGGCATATCAAGGAGACATTGAACCAATCGGTCACAAGAATATCTTTTTTGATCCGCACCGTCCTGCTGTACTCAACAATGTCCTGCAAATCGATCTGTTCCATTCTTGCCCTCATATCCTGTAATCCGCACTCTTGAGTTCATTTAATTCGCCTTCTCCCAATTCCGTACCATTTTTCGATTAATTTCCGGTACTTATCTAACATCCCGATTCGCTCCTTATTGTTGCAAATAAAGTATAATTTCAATATTCCATGTAAATCCGACAGGAGGGATTTTCTTGTTTATCCAGCAACTCTATCACGATTCTCTTAGTCTTCAGTTTCTACAC of the ANME-2 cluster archaeon genome contains:
- a CDS encoding cupin domain-containing protein encodes the protein MEQIDLQDIVEYSRTVRIKKDILVTDWFNVSLICLEEGQEIPPHPEPYAVLFHIIDGEGTITVGSKRHDALPGHMIFVPGNSIRGIAPRTRMSLLGIQQPH
- a CDS encoding ATP-binding cassette domain-containing protein → MNAIEVDNLTKLFEDFTAVDHLDFEVKNGEIFGFLGPNGAGKTTTVRMLTGIIKPDLGQVSIMGHDIRQDPIKAKQIMGVVPELSNAYTELTALNNLQFMAELYGVPKKDARQRAEELLGKFDLYERKDHKVRTFSKGMKQKLIIAMSLMNNPEILFLDEPTSGLDVMSARLIKDMLLELNKEGKTIFLTTHYMEEANQLCSRVAIINHGKIAAIDAPEKLKMRIGGLEWVEVSFDMPVDASDFSDLSGVIDVRISGDKLRLYTNEPGMTIYQLVDYSRSNDLEIVMLNTLTPTLEDVFIKLTEEME